A DNA window from Halomicrobium mukohataei DSM 12286 contains the following coding sequences:
- a CDS encoding MgtC/SapB family protein, whose amino-acid sequence MLEPLTDAAGTVLSVLQIGGLDGQSFAFEQISPEVVQLGLAVLLGMFLGLEREWSEKNAGIRTFALLTLLGAILSITGEPLLLVAGALLVITMSVLLAVQSLLSSASEASLSLTTSASMFVAYGVGILVTQGFLIESVTIAVLSSLLLVLKRELHEFAWGLSKEEMQSATEFAILAFVVYPLLPDEAFGPWNAIEPRTVWLLVIAVSGIGLVNYVLVKRYRGRGFIATGFFGGLVNSTAVIAEMAQRAKQQPSLRSLAVGAILISNAAMAFRNALVVVPFMPETALIVGVPLGAITVTGIGLSLFVSDLDQDFEAQLTSPFSLRNALVFGGLFLAVLVVSAGAEATFGANGFLTTSFLAGLISSGTATATAVTLVATDQISSDLAIAGVIAGTLASILVKVVFAATIDWDLVRPVMIWNVVLIAVGVFFGGIVILFL is encoded by the coding sequence ATGCTGGAACCACTGACAGACGCCGCCGGAACCGTGCTGTCCGTCCTGCAGATCGGCGGTCTCGACGGCCAGAGCTTCGCCTTCGAACAGATCAGCCCCGAAGTCGTCCAGTTGGGCCTCGCGGTTCTGCTGGGGATGTTCCTCGGGCTCGAACGCGAGTGGTCCGAGAAGAACGCCGGGATTCGGACGTTCGCGCTCCTGACGCTTCTGGGTGCGATCCTCTCGATCACCGGCGAACCGCTCTTGCTCGTGGCCGGCGCGTTGCTCGTGATCACGATGAGCGTCCTGCTGGCCGTCCAGAGTCTCCTCAGCTCCGCGTCCGAAGCCAGTCTCTCGTTGACCACGTCGGCCTCGATGTTCGTCGCCTACGGCGTGGGGATCCTCGTCACGCAGGGCTTTCTCATCGAAAGCGTGACGATCGCCGTCCTCTCGTCGCTGTTGCTCGTGCTCAAGCGAGAGCTCCACGAGTTCGCGTGGGGACTGTCCAAAGAGGAGATGCAAAGCGCCACCGAGTTCGCGATCCTCGCGTTCGTCGTCTACCCGCTGTTGCCAGACGAGGCGTTCGGTCCGTGGAACGCCATCGAGCCCAGAACGGTCTGGCTGCTCGTCATCGCGGTCAGCGGGATCGGGCTGGTCAACTACGTGCTGGTCAAGCGATACCGGGGCCGCGGGTTCATTGCGACGGGCTTTTTCGGCGGTCTCGTCAACTCGACTGCGGTGATCGCCGAGATGGCACAGCGGGCGAAACAGCAGCCGTCGCTGCGCAGCCTCGCGGTCGGCGCGATCCTCATCAGCAACGCCGCGATGGCGTTTCGCAACGCACTCGTCGTCGTCCCGTTCATGCCCGAGACGGCGCTCATCGTCGGCGTTCCGCTCGGTGCGATCACCGTCACCGGTATCGGGCTGTCGCTGTTCGTCAGCGATCTAGACCAGGACTTCGAGGCCCAGCTCACCTCACCCTTCAGCCTGCGGAACGCGCTGGTGTTCGGTGGCCTGTTCCTGGCGGTGCTCGTGGTGTCTGCGGGTGCCGAGGCGACCTTCGGCGCGAACGGGTTCCTCACCACTTCGTTCCTCGCCGGCCTGATCTCCAGTGGCACCGCGACGGCCACGGCGGTGACGCTCGTCGCGACCGACCAGATCAGCAGCGACCTGGCGATTGCGGGCGTCATCGCCGGGACGCTGGCGAGCATCCTGGTGAAAGTCGTCTTCGCTGCGACGATCGACTGGGACCTGGTTCGGCCGGTGATGATCTGGAACGTCGTCCTCATCGCCGTCGGCGTCTTCTTCGGCGGCATCGTGATTCTGTTCCTGTAG
- a CDS encoding EamA family transporter: protein MSLDSTGYAAVAMVSWGLWAVFVELAMSRSSHRPVLLLSYGFAAVLVVGYSATTGAGFDISASVVALSLAGGLFAGGGTLAYYLALENGGVGTATTITALYFVVAAIIGVTLLDEPLSASKVVGIGLAVASVVLIS from the coding sequence ATGTCTCTGGATTCGACTGGCTACGCCGCCGTCGCGATGGTCTCGTGGGGCCTGTGGGCGGTGTTCGTCGAGCTCGCGATGTCGCGGTCGAGCCACCGACCGGTCCTGTTGCTCTCGTATGGCTTCGCCGCCGTCCTCGTCGTCGGCTACTCGGCGACGACCGGAGCGGGGTTCGACATCTCGGCGTCGGTGGTGGCGTTGAGCCTCGCTGGCGGCCTGTTTGCCGGCGGTGGAACGCTCGCGTACTATCTCGCGCTGGAGAACGGCGGGGTGGGAACGGCGACGACGATCACCGCACTCTACTTCGTCGTCGCGGCCATCATCGGCGTGACGCTGCTCGACGAACCGCTGTCGGCCTCGAAGGTGGTCGGCATCGGACTGGCGGTCGCGAGCGTGGTCCTGATCTCCTGA
- a CDS encoding redoxin domain-containing protein: protein MGGQQFVTEFSLPGVVDGGIERVNVGSWIGDSIVVLVFYPSDFGPRSGQSAALLRAVDELTGETDARAVGIAPESVYSHRRFAAEADVDVALASDADGSVTEAYGVASTGEAGQVVTERSLFVVDYRGVVVHEWVASDTGAMPEFERLRTRLRSITPDGSARGCYRTGYARYREGRRYLSSGLEHCEAGDWGLAASAFDEASEEFGDATNRFTKGQGLADGDDINENNSRGRVVATKYWEAAEWLAGFATAASKDNVEAREENREAAEQALREVRDVTLPEPDAASKTATGKHHA, encoded by the coding sequence ATGGGTGGTCAACAGTTCGTAACGGAGTTCTCGCTGCCGGGGGTCGTCGACGGTGGGATCGAACGGGTGAACGTCGGCTCGTGGATCGGCGATTCGATCGTCGTCCTCGTGTTCTATCCCTCCGACTTCGGGCCGCGGTCCGGACAGAGCGCCGCGCTGTTGCGCGCGGTCGACGAGCTAACGGGCGAGACCGACGCCAGAGCGGTCGGGATCGCGCCCGAGTCGGTGTACAGTCACCGGCGGTTCGCCGCCGAGGCAGACGTGGACGTAGCCCTGGCCAGCGACGCCGACGGGTCGGTCACAGAGGCGTACGGGGTGGCCTCGACCGGCGAGGCCGGCCAGGTCGTCACCGAGCGGTCGCTGTTCGTCGTCGACTATCGCGGTGTCGTCGTCCACGAGTGGGTGGCCTCGGACACCGGCGCGATGCCGGAGTTCGAGCGACTGCGGACGCGGCTGCGCTCGATCACGCCCGACGGGTCCGCACGGGGGTGTTACCGCACCGGCTACGCCCGGTATCGCGAGGGGCGGCGCTACCTCTCTAGCGGGCTCGAACACTGCGAGGCCGGCGACTGGGGGCTCGCCGCCTCCGCGTTCGACGAGGCCAGCGAGGAGTTCGGCGACGCGACCAACCGCTTCACGAAGGGGCAGGGACTGGCCGACGGGGACGATATCAACGAGAACAACAGCCGAGGGCGGGTCGTCGCCACGAAGTACTGGGAGGCCGCCGAGTGGCTCGCCGGTTTCGCCACGGCCGCGAGCAAGGACAACGTCGAGGCCCGCGAGGAGAACCGCGAGGCTGCCGAGCAGGCACTACGGGAGGTCCGAGACGTGACCCTCCCCGAACCGGACGCGGCGTCGAAGACCGCCACCGGGAAACACCACGCGTAG
- a CDS encoding AAA family ATPase, which translates to MNFEDRIQRRYRSQAGTQRVVDRAVLSPTTHLAEPTGRGPLLELVLDQLDPIFAGELPRDTYVWGERGTGKSAILAALVHHLDRHPRPLGQLIRTTAGTHSPPVPELVYVDTHRTASGFEFYATVLDRLTDEPAPQRAVGIEAVREELDAVLAERPVVPIVDHLTASRHVTPERVATLFDRLTADVGWVGVGRSPPAALDWTPPAAIEFTPYETSTLVDVLMTRADDALGQHALGHEHAQRLAEWADGDANDALAALFVAADAALRAESEQIEDTHITTGIADVPTQAVSLTRVFALSADCLSVLRELVALDPDRHPTVDAAAAAIADRDPIDLSTRTVRRFLRELATDGVLERTRSSGESQAGTPPELLEPRFSPILFKRLYDHTRSPGETTAASQSDGSITATAPSRTESER; encoded by the coding sequence ATGAACTTCGAAGACCGCATCCAGCGGCGGTATCGCAGTCAGGCGGGGACCCAGCGCGTCGTCGACCGGGCGGTGCTGTCGCCGACGACTCACCTGGCGGAGCCGACCGGCCGCGGCCCACTGCTGGAGCTCGTCCTCGATCAGCTCGACCCGATCTTCGCCGGTGAACTCCCCCGGGACACGTACGTGTGGGGAGAGCGAGGGACGGGCAAGTCCGCCATACTGGCGGCGCTGGTTCACCATCTCGACAGACACCCGCGCCCGCTGGGCCAGCTGATTCGGACGACCGCAGGCACTCACTCCCCACCGGTCCCCGAACTCGTCTACGTCGATACCCACCGGACTGCGAGCGGGTTCGAGTTCTACGCGACAGTGCTCGACCGCCTCACAGACGAGCCGGCACCACAGCGGGCCGTCGGCATCGAGGCGGTCCGAGAGGAACTCGACGCGGTGCTGGCGGAGCGACCGGTCGTCCCGATCGTCGATCACCTCACGGCGTCCAGACACGTGACCCCGGAGCGAGTGGCGACGCTGTTCGACCGGCTGACCGCAGACGTCGGCTGGGTCGGTGTCGGCCGGTCGCCGCCAGCAGCCCTCGACTGGACGCCGCCGGCCGCGATCGAGTTCACGCCGTACGAGACGAGCACGCTGGTCGACGTTCTCATGACCCGCGCCGACGACGCACTCGGCCAGCACGCGCTGGGCCACGAGCACGCCCAGCGTCTCGCCGAGTGGGCCGACGGCGACGCGAACGACGCGCTCGCGGCGCTGTTCGTCGCCGCGGACGCCGCCCTGCGGGCAGAGAGCGAGCAGATCGAGGACACACATATCACCACCGGCATCGCGGACGTGCCCACTCAAGCGGTCTCGCTCACGCGCGTGTTCGCGCTGTCGGCGGACTGTCTGTCGGTCCTGCGAGAGCTCGTCGCGCTCGACCCCGACCGCCATCCGACCGTCGACGCGGCGGCGGCAGCGATCGCCGACCGGGACCCGATCGACCTCTCGACGAGGACGGTGCGGCGGTTCCTCCGAGAGCTGGCGACGGACGGCGTGCTCGAACGGACGCGCAGTTCGGGCGAGAGCCAGGCGGGAACGCCACCCGAGCTACTCGAACCGCGCTTCTCCCCGATTCTGTTCAAGCGGCTGTACGACCACACGCGGTCGCCCGGCGAGACGACCGCGGCGTCCCAGTCTGACGGGTCGATCACCGCGACAGCACCGTCTCGAACAGAGAGTGAGCGTTAA
- a CDS encoding ABC transporter ATP-binding protein: protein MARIQLTDLEKQYDDVLAVKGIDLEAQDGEFLVLVGPSGCGKSTTLRMIAGLEDITSGTLRIDDEVVNDVPPKDRDIAMMFQNYALYPHMTAAENMKFGMKSVSDFSSDEIDQRVEEAAETLDIADLLDRKPKELSGGERQRVAIGRAIVREPEVFLLDEPLSNLDAKLRVQMRAELLRLHEELDSSTVYVTHDQTEAMTLGDRVAVLDAGELQQVAPPQELYDFPANRFVAEFIGEPAMNVFPVDVHERNGHYVADHAGFSISLPDGEGLDTASDSSVSMGVRPEDISLASNLPDDAETFAVETTVREPLGELLLLHCQLGDDEIHVKVEPRSEIQPGETIEVGFDEDRLHLFDARSGDALYHSTAPEATKSEPVVTE from the coding sequence ATGGCAAGGATACAACTCACAGATCTCGAGAAGCAGTACGACGACGTACTCGCAGTCAAGGGTATCGATCTGGAAGCACAGGACGGGGAGTTCCTCGTGCTGGTCGGTCCGTCGGGGTGTGGCAAGTCGACGACCCTGCGGATGATCGCGGGGCTCGAAGACATCACGTCCGGGACCCTGCGGATCGACGACGAGGTCGTCAACGACGTGCCGCCGAAAGACCGGGACATCGCGATGATGTTCCAGAACTATGCGCTGTACCCCCACATGACCGCCGCCGAGAACATGAAGTTCGGCATGAAGTCGGTCAGCGACTTCTCCAGCGATGAGATCGACCAGCGCGTCGAGGAGGCCGCCGAGACACTCGACATCGCCGACCTCCTCGACCGCAAGCCAAAGGAGCTCTCCGGTGGGGAGCGCCAGCGCGTGGCCATCGGCCGGGCGATCGTCCGCGAGCCGGAGGTGTTCCTGCTCGACGAGCCGCTCTCGAACCTGGACGCCAAGCTCCGGGTCCAGATGCGCGCCGAGCTGCTCAGGCTCCACGAGGAGCTCGACTCCTCGACGGTCTACGTGACCCACGACCAGACCGAGGCGATGACGCTGGGCGATCGCGTCGCCGTCCTCGACGCGGGCGAACTACAGCAGGTCGCGCCACCGCAGGAGCTGTACGACTTCCCGGCCAACCGGTTCGTCGCGGAGTTCATCGGCGAGCCGGCGATGAACGTGTTCCCCGTGGACGTCCACGAGCGCAACGGACACTACGTCGCCGACCACGCCGGCTTCAGCATCTCGCTCCCCGACGGCGAGGGGCTCGACACCGCGAGCGACTCCTCGGTGTCGATGGGCGTTCGACCGGAGGACATCTCGCTGGCCTCGAACCTGCCCGACGACGCCGAGACGTTCGCGGTCGAGACCACGGTCAGGGAACCGCTCGGCGAGCTGCTGTTACTGCACTGCCAGCTCGGCGACGACGAGATCCACGTCAAAGTCGAGCCACGCAGCGAGATCCAGCCGGGCGAGACCATCGAGGTCGGGTTCGACGAGGACCGTCTCCACCTCTTCGACGCTCGATCGGGCGACGCGCTGTATCACTCGACGGCTCCGGAAGCGACGAAGTCCGAACCGGTGGTCACGGAGTAA
- a CDS encoding carbohydrate ABC transporter permease codes for MATTTETDSTPVDESRTISQRLPDNLAMHVGIILSIVAMAAPLLLAIIMSTQTTSEVYEVTNLGLGSQGLSNYQTVLSEYQFTTYLLNSFVMSIIIVVGKVGISLLAALALVYYELPYERAVFMFILLTLLLPVPVRIVPLFQLMADLGWTNTMLALTGPYIASATAVFLFRQHFMSIPSSLVETARMSGIGPATFLFKVLIPMSKGMIAGVCVITYIYSWNQFLWPLVAVNDKSSQVVQVGISYLQGSAQAGLTPWGLIMAGACIALLPPLLVLIVLHRPLLQTFAVQRK; via the coding sequence ATGGCAACTACAACGGAAACAGACTCAACGCCCGTCGACGAATCACGGACGATCAGCCAGCGACTGCCCGACAACCTGGCGATGCACGTCGGGATCATCCTCTCGATCGTCGCGATGGCGGCCCCGCTCTTGCTCGCGATCATCATGAGCACGCAGACGACCTCCGAGGTCTACGAGGTGACGAACCTCGGCCTGGGGAGTCAGGGGCTGTCGAACTACCAGACGGTCCTCTCTGAGTACCAGTTCACCACGTACCTGCTCAACTCGTTCGTGATGAGCATCATCATCGTCGTCGGCAAGGTCGGTATCTCGCTGCTGGCGGCGCTGGCGCTGGTCTACTACGAACTCCCCTACGAACGTGCGGTGTTCATGTTCATCCTCCTGACGCTGCTGTTGCCGGTACCGGTCCGTATCGTCCCGCTGTTCCAGCTGATGGCGGACCTGGGGTGGACGAACACGATGCTCGCACTGACGGGTCCGTACATCGCCAGTGCGACCGCCGTGTTCCTGTTCCGCCAGCACTTCATGTCGATCCCGAGTTCGCTGGTCGAGACGGCCCGGATGTCCGGAATTGGACCGGCCACATTCCTGTTCAAGGTCCTGATCCCGATGTCGAAGGGGATGATCGCCGGCGTCTGTGTCATCACCTACATCTACTCGTGGAACCAGTTCCTCTGGCCCCTCGTCGCGGTCAACGACAAGAGTTCGCAGGTGGTGCAGGTCGGGATCAGCTACCTTCAGGGGTCGGCACAGGCCGGACTGACGCCCTGGGGCCTGATCATGGCGGGTGCCTGTATCGCCCTGCTGCCGCCACTGCTCGTCTTGATTGTGCTTCACCGGCCGCTCCTGCAGACGTTCGCTGTCCAACGGAAGTGA
- a CDS encoding carbohydrate ABC transporter permease, translated as MAEQTKPFDSKLQAAALLLPTIVVLVAFLYYPSLETFRLSLFESAFLGQDLRWTGIGNFVELATSSTYRNSFVVSVLFAGVVVIGTLVLSLLISYMLFDVDLGSSSYLVAAIWPYALPPAVAAILLNFLLHPNLGIFTHYLELLTPWTLDWFNSGPQAFAVLAIVAIWKQLGYNIIFMVAALNNIPETLTESAQLDGVGRLKMLYKVYVPLISPTMIFLVVMNTIYSFFSTFPLVDLMTSGGPSGATNLLIFKLYRDAFEFSNYGLASAESVILFALVAILMYIQLRATEGHAQYGA; from the coding sequence ATGGCAGAACAGACGAAACCATTCGATTCCAAGCTCCAGGCAGCGGCGCTGCTACTGCCGACGATCGTCGTGCTCGTCGCGTTCCTGTACTACCCGTCACTGGAGACGTTTCGGCTGAGCCTGTTCGAGTCGGCGTTCCTCGGACAGGATCTCAGGTGGACGGGCATCGGTAACTTCGTGGAACTGGCCACGTCGTCGACCTACCGCAACAGCTTCGTGGTCTCTGTCCTGTTCGCGGGCGTCGTCGTGATCGGGACGCTGGTGTTGTCGCTGTTGATCAGCTACATGCTGTTCGACGTCGACCTCGGGTCGTCGTCGTACCTCGTCGCGGCGATCTGGCCCTACGCGCTCCCGCCCGCCGTGGCGGCGATCCTGCTGAACTTCCTGCTTCACCCGAACCTCGGGATCTTCACCCACTACCTCGAGCTGTTGACCCCCTGGACGCTCGACTGGTTCAACAGCGGGCCACAGGCCTTTGCCGTGCTGGCGATCGTCGCCATCTGGAAGCAGCTGGGGTACAACATCATCTTCATGGTCGCCGCGCTCAACAACATCCCAGAGACGCTGACCGAGAGCGCTCAGCTCGACGGAGTCGGCCGGCTCAAGATGCTGTACAAGGTGTACGTACCGCTGATCTCGCCGACGATGATCTTCCTCGTCGTGATGAACACGATCTACTCGTTCTTCTCGACGTTCCCGCTGGTCGATCTGATGACCAGCGGTGGCCCGAGCGGGGCGACGAACCTGTTGATCTTCAAGCTGTACCGCGACGCGTTCGAGTTCAGTAACTACGGGCTGGCGTCCGCCGAGTCCGTTATCCTGTTCGCCCTCGTGGCGATCCTGATGTACATCCAGCTCAGGGCCACCGAGGGCCACGCACAGTACGGAGCGTGA
- a CDS encoding ABC transporter substrate-binding protein: MKKPTRRDYVRGVGAATIVGLAGCSGDGGDGGSDGGDGGSDGASTGDSGGSSDVTFDFWHIHGDELGETLSQFAQEFSEETDGVTVNAVNKDGYRQNLNQSLQASRAGDPPGVAQIFEIGTQLCLDSGAFTPIEQVIPDGAVDFDDLLPSVSSYYRIDDELNSMPFNSSNTIMLYNKTAFEEAGLDPEDPPRSLSGVRSAAETIVDQTDMEAGISWPNHSWMQIEQQFAKQDQVLLNKENGRAGRADKTYYNSEAGRNVYEWWKGMADDDLYLNPGIEAWSEARQAFLTGQVPMLWDSTSNMVSMKAGAEENGFELGSAYLPAPDGANNGVVIGGGSLWVPDALADEKKEAAGKFIAYMVQPEQQARWHRNSGYFPVSQGAVDQLESDGWFEENPDFRTAFDQLQDTKDSPATRGAVMGVFPEARSINTEISVSILNGDVGVEEGLSEMDTQVQETLSSYSGNYSGEE, translated from the coding sequence ATGAAGAAACCAACTCGCAGAGACTACGTTAGAGGAGTCGGTGCAGCAACAATTGTCGGACTCGCAGGCTGTTCCGGAGACGGCGGCGACGGCGGTAGCGACGGCGGTGACGGCGGCAGCGACGGCGCTTCGACCGGCGACAGCGGCGGAAGCAGTGACGTGACGTTCGACTTCTGGCACATCCACGGTGACGAGCTCGGCGAGACGCTGAGCCAGTTCGCTCAGGAGTTCTCCGAGGAGACAGACGGCGTGACGGTCAACGCGGTCAACAAGGACGGCTACCGCCAGAACCTCAACCAGTCCCTGCAGGCCTCGCGAGCCGGTGACCCACCGGGCGTCGCCCAGATCTTCGAGATCGGGACACAGCTGTGTCTCGACAGCGGAGCCTTCACGCCCATCGAGCAGGTCATCCCCGACGGTGCGGTCGACTTCGACGATCTCCTCCCGTCGGTGTCGAGCTACTACCGCATCGACGACGAGCTCAATTCGATGCCGTTCAACTCCTCGAACACGATCATGCTGTACAACAAGACGGCGTTCGAGGAGGCGGGACTGGATCCGGAGGATCCGCCACGGAGCCTCTCCGGCGTGCGCAGCGCCGCAGAGACGATCGTCGACCAGACCGACATGGAGGCCGGCATCTCCTGGCCGAACCACTCCTGGATGCAGATCGAACAGCAGTTCGCGAAGCAAGACCAGGTGCTGCTCAACAAGGAGAACGGTCGCGCCGGTCGTGCCGACAAGACCTACTACAACAGCGAGGCCGGTCGGAACGTCTACGAGTGGTGGAAGGGCATGGCCGACGACGACCTGTACCTGAACCCGGGTATCGAGGCGTGGTCCGAGGCACGACAGGCGTTCCTCACGGGCCAGGTCCCGATGCTGTGGGACTCCACGTCGAACATGGTCTCGATGAAGGCCGGTGCCGAGGAGAACGGTTTCGAACTCGGGTCGGCGTACCTGCCCGCACCGGACGGTGCCAACAACGGCGTCGTCATCGGCGGCGGCTCGCTGTGGGTGCCCGACGCCCTCGCAGACGAGAAAAAAGAGGCCGCCGGCAAGTTCATCGCCTACATGGTCCAGCCCGAACAGCAGGCCCGCTGGCACCGCAACAGCGGGTACTTCCCGGTGAGTCAGGGTGCCGTCGACCAGCTCGAAAGCGACGGCTGGTTCGAGGAGAACCCCGACTTCCGTACGGCCTTCGATCAGTTGCAGGACACCAAGGACTCGCCCGCCACGCGTGGCGCGGTCATGGGCGTCTTCCCGGAAGCGCGGAGTATCAACACGGAGATCTCGGTCAGTATCCTCAACGGTGACGTCGGCGTCGAAGAGGGCCTCTCGGAGATGGACACCCAGGTCCAGGAGACCCTGTCGAGCTACTCCGGCAACTACAGCGGAGAGGAGTAA
- a CDS encoding IclR family transcriptional regulator: protein MASEHQSRTVDAVQTSLDIIEFLQSVESAGITEIADAVDRSKGTVHGHMATLVDNEYVVNDDGTYRLSLQYLDLAETVKGRLQIYDVVRKELDDLAEECGELAQFATEEHGKAVYIYKTEGEDAVQTASSVGNRAHLHCLSLGKAMLARMDESRVEAIVDEHGLPGFTDATITTRSELFEELEGIRERGYAFDREERIEGLRCVAAPITMNDEVMGAISISGPASRFSGPLYEDELPNLVTRSANVIEINAQFS, encoded by the coding sequence ATGGCCAGCGAGCACCAGTCCCGAACGGTGGACGCGGTACAGACGAGCCTGGACATCATCGAGTTCCTCCAGTCGGTCGAGAGCGCCGGGATCACGGAGATCGCCGACGCGGTGGACCGATCGAAAGGGACGGTCCACGGACACATGGCGACGCTCGTCGACAACGAGTACGTCGTGAACGACGACGGCACGTACCGGCTGAGTCTCCAGTATCTCGACCTCGCCGAGACGGTCAAAGGCCGTCTCCAGATCTACGACGTGGTGCGCAAGGAGCTGGACGATCTGGCAGAGGAGTGTGGCGAGCTCGCGCAGTTCGCCACCGAGGAGCACGGAAAGGCGGTGTACATCTACAAGACCGAGGGCGAAGACGCCGTCCAGACCGCGTCGTCGGTCGGCAACCGGGCGCATCTCCACTGTCTCTCGCTGGGCAAGGCGATGCTCGCACGGATGGACGAGAGCCGGGTCGAAGCGATCGTCGACGAGCACGGACTGCCGGGGTTCACCGACGCGACGATCACCACCCGGAGTGAGCTGTTCGAAGAACTCGAAGGGATACGCGAGCGCGGCTACGCCTTCGACCGCGAAGAGCGCATCGAGGGCCTGCGCTGTGTCGCCGCCCCGATCACGATGAACGACGAAGTGATGGGCGCGATCAGCATCTCCGGGCCGGCCAGTCGCTTCAGCGGACCGCTGTACGAAGACGAACTCCCGAACCTGGTGACGCGGTCGGCCAACGTCATCGAGATCAACGCGCAGTTCTCCTGA
- a CDS encoding MOSC domain-containing protein, which translates to MAQIQRLTVYPVKGLDGVTRREATVTPGGTLRHDREFALFDEAGDVLNGKRTARVHDVATEFDVERSELAVEFDEERERFALDEEPERASRWFSSMFDAEFTLERDRELGYVDRRDMGPSIVSTATLRTVASWFDDVTVAGARRRLRANVEVSGVPPFWEDRFVGADAPAFAVGSSGAGDTETGSGPTEGVRFEGVTPCGRCVVPERDPETGEPTPEFRERFVERREATFPDWADPDAFDHYYTVMLISRVPERDRGGRIRVGDEVSIVE; encoded by the coding sequence ATGGCACAGATCCAGCGCCTCACCGTCTATCCGGTGAAGGGACTCGACGGCGTCACCCGCAGGGAGGCGACCGTGACGCCGGGGGGCACTCTGAGACACGACCGGGAGTTCGCGCTGTTCGACGAGGCGGGCGACGTGCTCAACGGCAAGCGGACCGCCCGGGTCCACGATGTCGCGACCGAGTTCGACGTGGAACGGTCCGAACTGGCGGTCGAATTCGACGAGGAGCGCGAGCGGTTCGCGCTCGACGAGGAGCCAGAGCGCGCCAGCCGGTGGTTCTCGTCGATGTTCGACGCCGAGTTCACGCTCGAACGAGACCGGGAACTGGGATACGTCGACCGACGAGACATGGGTCCCTCGATCGTCTCGACGGCGACGCTCCGGACCGTCGCGTCGTGGTTCGACGACGTGACTGTCGCGGGCGCGCGCCGCCGGCTCCGGGCCAACGTCGAGGTCAGCGGCGTCCCGCCCTTCTGGGAGGACCGCTTCGTCGGCGCGGACGCGCCCGCGTTCGCGGTCGGCAGTAGCGGGGCCGGCGACACGGAAACGGGTTCTGGGCCGACAGAGGGCGTCCGGTTCGAGGGCGTGACGCCGTGTGGCCGCTGTGTCGTCCCGGAGCGCGACCCCGAGACGGGCGAGCCGACGCCCGAGTTCCGCGAGCGATTCGTCGAACGCCGGGAGGCGACCTTCCCCGACTGGGCGGACCCCGACGCCTTCGATCACTACTACACGGTCATGCTGATTTCGCGGGTCCCCGAACGCGACCGGGGTGGACGGATCCGCGTCGGCGACGAGGTGTCGATCGTCGAGTAG
- a CDS encoding glycerophosphodiester phosphodiesterase: MWPTFANGAPCADAPAASLTAGWHDGASPARPLSLPVGRRGLVRSGLGGLATLLAGCTGGSGHGTETASRTREDDVRLIGHRGCADQYPENTIFAVEQSAPHVDMIEFDVQRCGSGELVVFHDDELDRLTDATGPVATTDWEELRELTILDSEETIPRLSAFLSAVPSDTAVNIELKHDGMAAEVVSAADECDNEVLFSSFSPDALREVRERDDAAALAFLVSDAPERSLSFADEMDCVAVNPGVDLVLDTDFVERAHAEGFEVNTWTVDDSKTARRLVDAGVDGLFVDRWDLLTE; the protein is encoded by the coding sequence ATGTGGCCGACATTCGCGAACGGTGCCCCGTGTGCGGACGCGCCAGCAGCCTCTCTCACCGCAGGCTGGCACGACGGAGCGAGTCCCGCTCGCCCGCTCTCTCTCCCGGTGGGACGGCGCGGACTCGTCCGGTCGGGGCTCGGAGGTCTCGCCACGCTCCTCGCGGGCTGTACCGGGGGATCGGGTCACGGAACCGAGACGGCTTCGCGCACTCGGGAGGACGACGTTCGGCTCATCGGTCACCGCGGCTGTGCCGACCAGTACCCCGAGAACACGATCTTCGCCGTCGAGCAGTCCGCACCACACGTCGACATGATCGAGTTCGACGTACAGCGGTGTGGCTCCGGTGAACTCGTCGTGTTCCACGACGACGAGCTCGACCGGCTGACCGACGCGACGGGACCGGTCGCGACGACCGACTGGGAGGAACTGCGCGAGCTCACGATCCTCGACTCCGAGGAGACCATCCCGCGACTCTCGGCGTTCCTGTCGGCGGTCCCGTCGGACACGGCGGTCAACATCGAGCTCAAGCACGACGGCATGGCAGCGGAGGTCGTTAGCGCCGCCGACGAGTGCGACAACGAGGTCCTCTTCTCGTCGTTCTCGCCGGACGCGCTCCGCGAGGTTCGCGAGCGCGACGACGCCGCCGCACTCGCCTTCCTCGTCAGTGACGCCCCGGAACGGAGCCTCTCTTTCGCCGACGAGATGGACTGCGTGGCGGTCAACCCCGGCGTCGACCTCGTTCTCGACACCGACTTCGTCGAACGGGCACACGCCGAGGGGTTCGAGGTGAACACGTGGACCGTCGACGACTCGAAGACCGCGAGACGACTCGTCGACGCGGGCGTCGATGGACTGTTCGTCGACCGGTGGGACCTCCTGACGGAGTGA